In Fusarium falciforme chromosome 10, complete sequence, a single genomic region encodes these proteins:
- a CDS encoding Amino-oxidase domain-containing protein, with protein sequence MASSTDVTVVGEHLESKSFKYMWSRYVQKLTLNYDLKVTKAAAIDSNLPIDITGNESVAELQKATAEVTGVGFVPKERGKLDIGIVGAGVAGLFSAMVFDWLNEHPELKGKLTINYDILEAAGEERLGGRLYTHKFSEGDPAKTHDYYDVGAMRFPNNDIMKRTFQLFNFIGLHQGKGGIIPYYLDDEEGVCPSYFNDVRHVGNAWSKGIADPFRINSGLPEGGKIPQEFLAQDPSKLVSKALAPFIEDIQKQFDEALKEVRGGTIEGEASKELWKRLMAADHLSTRQYLASDQNPENQEGRKFNYNTIEWLETATGTGWYDQALSECVLEELDFGTPAQEKAPGVQWWWCIDGGAQRVAKLMAEKIKQPVQFNNQVEAINANVEKRENPKDYVPMTLAINNKGKKTQKDYFAVFNSTTLGALQRMDLKDAGLLWGTKQAIRSLGYGASCKVAIKFKTAWWQQGDLKIKKGGIARTDLPLRVCVYPSYNIELLEGKDWDPNKPAVLLCSYTWGQDAQRIGSLISNNTPENEEQLIKVLLHDLALMHVPEKSKYEGLLQKLKDQYMDHHAYDWYRDQNMSGAFAYFGPGQFSNMWQEIIKPNAFGQLYMVGEAASSHHAWIVGALESVIRAVYVMFEGLSKNDPECQAYKDAMYWLSHVPKEGDSTYDPNDHPHKPKPGDMPKGKPFYPLPEEMPDRQIGVDLDKELTQDPKESLKTDKELTHSAALVALCVIESYVELFYGPSKSD encoded by the exons ATGGCTTCCTCCACAGACGTCACGGTGGTAGGAGAGCATCTCGAGTCCAAGTCATTCAAGTACATGTGGTCTCGCTATGTTCAAAAGCTCACACTGAACTATGACTTGAAGGTTACCAAGGCTGCTGCCATCGATTCCAACCTCCCTATCGATATCACCGGAAATGAATCTGTTGCTGAACTACAGAAGGCAACAGCGGAAGTGACAGGGGTCGGTTTCGTGCCCAAGGAGCGGGGCAAGCTCGACATTGGCATTGTTGGTGCTGGCGTCGCTGGACTTTTCTCTGCCATGGTCTTTGACTGGTTGAACGAGCATCCCGAGTTGAAAGGAAAGCTCACAATCAACTACGACATCCTGGAGGCTGCAGGGGAGGAAAGACTGGGTGGTCGTCTTTACACGCACAAGTTCTCCGAGGGAGACCCGGCGAAAACGCACGATTATTACGATGTCGGTGCGATGCGCTTCCCCAACAATGACATCATGAAAAG AACGTTTCAGCTCTTCAACTTCATTGGGCTGCATCAGGGTAAGGGTGGTATCATCCCTTACtatcttgatgatgaagaaggtgtTTGCCCTTCCTACTTCAACGACGTGCGACACGTGGGCAATGCCTGGAGCAAGGGTATCGCAGATCCCTTCCGGATCAACAGCGGGCTCCCAGAAGGTGGAAAGATCCCCCAGGA ATTCTTGGCACAGGACCCGTCAAAGCTCGTATCCAAGGCCCTCGCCCCCTTCATCGAAGATATCCAAAAGCAGTTCGATGAGGCCTTGAAGGAGGTCAGAGGGGGGACTATCGAGGGAGAGGCTTCCAAGGAGCTTTGGAAGCGGCTCATGGCGGCAGACCACCTAAGCACTCGGCAGTATCTGGCTTC CGATCAAAACCCAGAGAACCAAGAGGGCAGAAAGTTCAACTACAACACGATTGAATGGCTAGAGACAGCAAC TGGAACTGGGTGGTATGATCAAGCGCTAAGCGAATGCGTCCTCGAAGAACTCGACTTCGGAACTCCTGCACAAGAGAAGGCCCCAGGAGtccagtggtggtggtgcatcGACGGAGGTGCCCAGAGAGTGGCCAAACTGATGGCAGAGAAGATCAAGCAACCAGTTCAATTCAACAACCaggtcgaggccatcaatgCCAATGTCGAGAAGCGAGAAAACCCCAAGGACTACGTGCCGATGACACttgccatcaacaacaaggggaagaagacaCAGAAGGACTACTTCGCCGTGTTCAACAGCACCACTCTTGGTGCCCTCCAGCGCATGGACCTCAAGGATGCCGGGCTTCTTTGGGGTACAAAGCAAGCCATTCGATCTCTTGGCTACGGCGCTTCCTGCAAGGTCGCCATCAAGTTCAAGACTGCTTGGTGGCAGCAAGGCGATCTCAAAATCAAGAAGGGAGGCATTGCTCGAACCGATCTCCCCCTTCGAGTCTGCGTCTATCCTTCCTACAACATTGAATTGCTGGAGGGCAAGGATTGGGACCCCAACAAACCCGCCGTGCTGTTGTGTTCATACACCTGGGGACAGGATGCCCAACGCATCGGCTCGCTGATCTCCAACAACACCCCCGAAAATGAGGAACAGCTCATCAAAGTTCTGCTCCACGATCTTGCCCTGATGCACGTCCCAGAAAAGTCCAAATATGAGGGTCTTTTGCAGAAACTCAAGGATCAGTACATGGATCACCACGCATACGACTGGTACAGAGACCAGAATATGTCAGGAGCCTTTGCCTACTTTGGGCCTGGACAGTTTTCCAACATGTGGCAGGAAATTATCAAGCCAAACGCGTTTGGTCAACTCTACATGGTTGGCGAAGCAGCGTCATCTCACCACGCCTGGATTGTCGGAGCCCTGGAGAGTGTCATTCGCGCCGTTTACGTCATGTTTGAAGGACTCAGCAAGAACGACCCCGAATGCCAGGCCTACAAAGACGCCATGTATTGGCTGAGCCATGTGCCCAAGGAAGGGGACTCAACCTATGACCCCAATGACCACCCGCACAAGCCAAAGCCGGGCGACATGCCCAAGGGCAAGCCTTTCTACCCCCTGCCTGAAGAGATGCCTGATCGCCAGATTGGTGTGGACCTCGACAAGGAACTGACCCAAGACCCGAAGGAGAGTCTCAAGACGGACAAGGAGTTGACCCATTCTGCCGCTCTTGTCGCACTTTGCGTTATTGAAAGTTACGTTGAATTGTTTTATGGACCTTCAAAGTCAGACTGA
- a CDS encoding Amidohydro-rel domain-containing protein, with the protein MAPEALLETNNADLFPRGGWDTHHHIFEPQLFPYSPTRHLTPPAATIKAFENFRARLGITNSVLTHGLSYGDDCTSLKAFVTKLGRQSTSGVGVIEPDETTDDEIRDLQQAGIRGLRVNLYPNGAMEDVELQKKTLRAYLQRIMKLSLNWSLTMTTIRTEFWDELEPFVRSEVGPTGRPLITDHFGLLKAPSMLSPEHRNDPTKQPGFAAIMRLVRDGLLFVKLSAPYRVSELSPRYDDLKFLVRAFVDANKHQVLWGSDWPHTPRMKVRSHEEAMKETPFLEVDDEAWLRTLRGWLSDEEWDLLMVQNPQNIFAS; encoded by the exons ATGGCGCCAGAAGCCCTCCTCGAGACCAACAACGCAGACCTCTTTCCCAGAGGAGGATGGGACACTCACCATCACATCTTTGAGC CTCAGCTGTTTCCCTACAGTCCCACGCGCCACCTCACACCACCCGCCGCGACCATCAAAGCCTTCGAGAATTTCCGAGCAAGGCTAGGGATTACAAACTCAGTCCTCACCCATGGCCTGTCTTATGGTGACGACTGTACCTCGTTGAAAGCTTTCGTCACCAAACTGGGAAGACAGTCAACTTCCGGCGTAGGGGTGATCGAACCCGACGAGACCACCGACGATGAGATTCGAGATCTACAACAGGCCGGCATCCGTGGTCTCCGTGTCAATCTATACCCAAATGGAGCTATGGAAGATGTAGAGCTTCAGAAGAAAACGTTGCGTGCATATCTCCAGAGGATAATGAAATTGTCCCTCAATTGGAGTTTGACAATGACAACGATTCGAACTGAGTTCTGGGATGAATTGGAGCCATTTGTTCGCAGTGAAGTTGGGCCAACAGGCAGGCCGCTTATCACGGATCATTTTGGTCTTCTGAAGGCACCCAGTATGCTTTCCCCAGAACATCGGAACGATCCTACGAAGCAACCTGGCTTTGCAGCGATCATGCGGCTGGTCAGGGATGGGCTTCTGTTCGTCAAGCTCAGCGCACCATACCGCGTAAGTGAGCTGAGCCCACGCTACGATGACCTCAAGTTCCTTGTGCGAGCTTTTGTGGATGCCAACAAGCACCAAGTTCTCTGGGGAAGCGACTGGCCGCATACCCCAAGGATGAAAGTGCGCAGTCATGAGGAGGCTATGAAGGAGACTCCCTTCTTGGAGGTGGATGATGAGGCATGGCTTCGGACCTTGAGGGGGTGGCTGTCGGATGAGGAATGGGACTTGCTGATGGTTCAGAATCCACAAAACATCTTTGCTTCATAG
- a CDS encoding Peptidase-S8 domain-containing protein — protein MRQVVIPSLDGGAGDSDEDYRDDDSEVEPAKMLDQDEVQAAFDDILDQAKSQKLNLGRKENRQKFMQAYGHLLARTTRDSAQTLLHLIASTLGHKSLTRCVIRNQKTLLSYTDEAGKTPLHLAIAKKNLNFIDVVVDEIDDLDALLQMRCEHARNCIHAAIYHHLKPESTIALIKAASEETLRATDQSGLTPLHLAVDYKYASESHLRIVQALIAHGDGALDIFTKDPKDLSVYEYHQFTRSLWRKRLEDSVSARLAEKRQEKFAGSTQGQENELTGERASFEGSPERVSRKDRFVPEQRGKDGRRGPTLPSVGIHRRDSELVDEPTSGPNTYGHHQRRTAAEDGKSAADGLPGVEDFKLLRRSTAGASKTGQKGEDNTRLQEEEKRKAEYADTILREVKLYYLRTTLETDSRFASRDQHNAVRFLHGANFNNISLCFDYSEAPAEIFEDSFIQSYDHMNFDQVLRYVSFRRIELQKPPAPSRESRLTKHRPARPKTGRGRSDLTVFFGWLQRKGVKHILKVIVDDLKDPPHSDKAIEDCLRPFEVEVLDWRKVDLCPETILTACRNVRQLHLRWSDNRAILRAWSEPEGLPRLENLEAVHLMWDDGQALESADRINMYVEDFKERLNESATRNMNEADALGGEKTQETRSILVFKRKTDVAGSERLVQQGGFTKTQSGTNEMNLQSNRWLNCMDRFADEIQNVRLDDIKPQHDIKVALIDDGADPYVESLRGKIRGGESFDRGFPHENGPSPYYRSSKGHGTVMADMICRVCPMAKLYVYKLEMQPSLNLATQTPGQEYIAAESAALAVRAAITQKVDIISMSWTVKDTEDNHNGINGLREAVKDALNSGILLFCAAADTGAVTEVEYPWSFDQRRIFRIGAATADGRVWGPTGSPRDLSFIVPGHKVVSRNPHREGALPDDFEERTGSSVATALAAGLAALILHCVRLGAIHTEREALRGVRSPTAVSDADVESLKKHHNMHGVLRAIGLDEGQQRFIEVWRRFDGPAQELKSPGINSSGEALDVVAKLARDLVSGIAGGSS, from the exons ATGAGGCAAGTTGTGATTCCGTCATTGGACGGCGGAGCTGGCGACAGCGACGAAGACTACAGGGATGACGACTCCGAGGTTGAGCCCGCCAAGATGTTGGACCAGGATGAGGTACAGGCAGCCTTTGACGACATCCTGGATCAGGCGAAGAGCCAGAAGTTGAACCTGGGTAGGAAGGAGAATCGCCAAAAGTTCATGCAAGCCTATGGACACTTGCTGGCACGGACGACCAGGGACTCGGCACAGACGCTCCTCCACCTAATCGCGAGCACGTTGGGACACAAGTCCCTCACTCGCTGTGTCATCAGGAACCAAAAGACACTTCTGAGCTACACAGATGAGGCTGGCAAGACTCCTCTGCATCtagccatcgccaagaagaacctcAATTTTATCGATGTCGTTGTCGATGAGATCGATGACCTGGACGCTCTCCTTCAAATGCGGTGCGAGCACGCTAGAAACTGTATCCACGCAGCCATCTACCACCATCTGAAGCCTGAAAGCACCATCGCGCTGATCAAGGCCGCGTCTGAAGAGACCCTGCGAGCCACGGACCAAAGTGGTCTGACACCCCTACACCTGGCAGTCGACTACAAGTATGCATCGGAATCACACTTGAGAATTGTCCAGGCGCTCATTGCCCATGGAGATGGAGCCCTGGACATCTTCACCAAAGATCCCAAAGACTTATCTGTATACGAGTACCATCAGTTCACGCGGAGTCTGTGGCGGAAGCGGTTGGAGGACTCAGTCTCCGCCCGTCTTGCAGAAAAAAGGCAAGAGAAATTCGCAGGCTCAACCCAAGGCCAGGAGAACGAGCTTACTGGCGAGAGAGCCTCTTTTGAAGGATCCCCGGAGCGCGTCAGTCGGAAAGACCGATTTGTCCCTGAGCAACGAGGCAAAGATGGTCGAAGGGGACCGACCCTGCCATCAGTTGGCATCCATAGGCGAGATTCTGAACTAGTCGACGAGCCCACTTCGGGCCCTAATACATATGGTCATCATCAAAGGCGCACAGCAGCAGAAGACGGGAAATCAGCTGCCGATGGTTTGCCAGGCGTTGAAGACTTCAAGCTGCTGAGAAGGTCAACAGCTGGTGCCTCAAAGACCGGCCAAAAGGGCGAGGACAACACGCGgctccaggaggaggaaaagcgGAAAGCCGAATACGCAGACACGATCTTACGAGAAGTCAAACTCTATTATCTTCGCACGACATTGGAGACAGACTCAAGGTTTGCCAGCAGAGATCAACACAACGCCGTGAGGTTTCTACACGGCGCCAACTTCAACA aTATCAGTCTGTGTTTCGACTACTCCGAGGCTCCAGCCGAGATCTTTGAGGACTCATTCATACAGAGTTATGACCACATGAACTTTGATCAAGTTTTACGTTATGTCTCATTCCGTAGAATCGAGCTCCAGAAACCCCCGGCGCCAAGTCGAGAGTCAAGACTGACCAAGCACCGGCCCGCGAGGCCAAAGACTGGACGAGGGAGGAGTGACCTGACCGTCTTCTTCGGCTGGCTGCAGAGAAAGGGGGTTAAACACATCCTCAAAGTCATCGTGGATGATCTCAAGGACCCACCGCATAGTGATAAGGCAATCGAAGATTGCTTGAGGCCATTCGAGGTGGAAGTCCTGGACTGGCGCAAAGTTGACTTGTGCCCAGAGACCATCTTGACTGCCTGTCGAAACGTGAGGCAGCTCCATCTCCGATGGAGTGATAACAGGGCCATCCTTAGGGCCTGGAGCGAGCCGGAAGGACTGCCAAGGCTAGAAAATCTAGAGGCAGTGCATCTCATGTGGGATGATGGGCAG GCCTTAGAGTCGGCTGACCGCATCAACATGTATGTGGAGGATTTTAAAGAGCGGCTAAACGAGTCAGCTACTCGCAATATGAATGAGGCAGATGCGCTTGGTGGAGAGAAAACCCAAGAAACGAGAAGCATTCTCGTTTTCAAACGCAAGACAGACGTTGCCGGCAGCGAGCGACTTGTTCAGCAGGGCGGATTCACAAAGACGCAAAGCGGCACTAACGAGATGAATCTACAGTCCAACAGATGGCTCAACTGCATGGACAGGTTCGCTGATGAGATACAGAACGTGCGCTTGGATGACATCAAGCCTCAGCACGACATCAAGGTCGCCTTGATCGACGACGGCGCCGATCCCTACGTGGAATCGCTCCGTGGCAAGATCAGGGGCGGAGAATCCTTCGACAGGGGTTTCCCACACGAGAATGGACCAAGTCCCTATTACAGATCCAGCAAGGGCCACGGAACTGTCATGGCAGACATGATCTGTCGAGTGTGTCCGATGGCCAAGCTGTATGTCTACAAACTGGAGATGCAGCCCAGCCTCAACCTGGCAACGCAAACTCCAGGGCAGGAATACATTGCTGCAGAAAGCGCTGCTCTA GCTGTGAGGGCAGCAATAACCCAGAAAGTAGATATAATCTCCATGTCCTGGACGGTCAAGGATACCGAGGACAACCATAATGGCATCAATGGCCTGCGTGAGGCGGTCAAGGACGCTCTTAACTCAGGCATACTCCTCTTCTGCGCTGCCGCCGACACAGGCGCCGTCACCGAGGTCGAGTACCCTTGGTCCTTTGACCAGCGCCGCATCTTCCGGATCGGGGCGGCGACGGCTGATGGCCGGGTATGGGGCCCGACGGGTAGCCCGCGAGACCTGAGCTTCATCGTGCCCGGTCACAAGGTCGTGTCGCGGAACCCACACCGGGAGGGAGCATTGCCGGATGACTTTGAGGAGCGGACCGGCTCGTCTGTGGCTACGGCTTTGGCAGCCGGCCTAGCAGCCCTCATCCTTCACTGTGTCCGTCTCGGAGCTATCCACACGGAACGAGAGGCTTTGCGTGGTGTCCGATCGCCCACGGCAGTCAGTGACGCTGATGTCGAAAGCCTCAAGAAACATCACAACATGCACGGTGTTCTCCGTGCCATTGGTCTTGACGAAGGTCAGCAACGTTTCATTGAGGTGTGGCGGCGTTTCGATGGCCCGGCCCAGGAGCTCAAGTCACCCGGCATCAACTCTTCAGGTGAGGCCCTGGATGTTGTAGCCAAGTTAGCTCGAGATCTCGTTTCCGGCATTGCAGGTGGGAGTAGCTAG
- a CDS encoding Alpha-L-rhamnosidase, whose product MALEISRVSFENHRSALGIAEAQPRVSWRFGGVASDWEQSAYDIEINRYGKSEVYSAVSAQSLYVPWPGPPLDETEPASVRVRAHGNETSTPWSDWVCVETGISNKTWSRAKPITSTHEFDKDKPKVPLYFRKDFDLSDDLISARLYITALGIYEAEINGKRVGDHVLAPGWQSYHHRHVYDTYNVTELLQPGHNAIGALVGEGWYAGRLGFGGGKRNIYGDVIGPLALLKVTLKNGTTQWVPTDDTWKSTTGPLVSAEIYDGEEYDGRLASALKGWSTASFDSDGWEGTRELPPLKGKLTAPDQPPVRVIQTIKPKSFFKSASGKTLVDFGQNLVGHLRVNVTGPRDTNITFHHAEVLENDELALRPLRQAAARDVLILSGDGPIQWEPKFTFHGFRYAQVDGWPEETPLDENSIVAVVVHTDLEETGFFECSNPLLNQFHSNVRWSMKGNFLSIPTDCPQRDERLGWTGDAHAFGPTANYLFDTAGFWKGWHKDIWSEMKGNRMIPPVYVPSVPTDFGGYLPTAIWGDVVVGNPWNTFTAFGDEALLAENLPQAQAWIDVGIPRNQDGLWDPKPFQFGDWLDPLSPADSPGNATTHSGLVADAYLVKMTEIMSHISHALGKRDLAKNYTRRHGDLREAFEATWVPDGDLANRTQTAYTLALDFGLLKDKKVRTNAAQSLIRKIKDNNYLVGTGFAATARLGFALKSIDSIPEFYRMLLQEKVPSWLYQVVQGGTTTWERWDSLLANGSVNSGTMTSFNHYAFGSVADWIHQVVGGIAPAEPGYKKIIIAPVPGGGIHMAKARLISPYGEIVTDWRVKNSHFDLKVVVPPNTQAEIVLPGVKKNSRVVGSGYHKFRVENFILPQ is encoded by the coding sequence ATGGCATTGGAAATATCCCGTGTCTCTTTTGAGAATCATCGTTCCGCCCTCGGCATTGCAGAGGCGCAGCCGCGTGTTTCATGGCGATTTGGAGGCGTTGCTTCTGACTGGGAGCAAAGCGCATATGACATTGAAATCAACCGCTACGGGAAGTCGGAAGTCTACAGCGCTGTCTCCGCTCAGTCTCTTTATGTGCCTTGGCCTGGCCCTCCCCTTGACGAAACCGAACCCGCTTCAGTCCGCGTCCGCGCGCATGGAAACGAAACTTCTACTCCCTGGTCTGACTGGGTTTGTGTCGAAACAGGCATCTCCAATAAGACCTGGTCTCGCGCTAAGCCCATTACCTCAACCCACGAGTTTGACAAAGACAAGCCCAAAGTACCACTGTATTTTCGAAAGGATTTTGATCTCTCAGATGATCTTATCTCGGCAAGGCTTTACATCACAGCCTTGGGAATCTACGAGGCAGAGATCAACGGGAAACGCGTCGGGGATCATGTTCTCGCTCCCGGTTGGCAATCCTACCATCACCGCCATGTCTACGACACATACAATGTGACGGAGCTACTACAGCCTGGTCACAATGCCATTGGCGCTCTTGTTGGCGAGGGTTGGTACGCAGGACGACTAGGATTTGGTGGAGGCAAACGCAATATCTATGGCGATGTTATCGGGCCTTTGGCATTGCTCAAAGTCACCTTGAAGAACGGCACCACACAATGGGTTCCAACCGACGACACTTGGAAGTCGACTACCGGGCCTCTCGTTTCAGCGGAGATATACGATGGTGAGGAGTACGACGGTCGTTTAGCCTCAGCCTTGAAAGGTTGGTCCACGGCCAGTTTTGACTCTGACGGGTGGGAAGGAACTCGAGAGCTCCCGCCTTTGAAAGGAAAACTCACCGCCCCCGATCAGCCACCAGTCCGTGTCATCCAGACCATCAAACCGAAGAGTTTCTTCAAGTCGGCCTCGGGAAAAACGCTTGTTGACTTTGGCCAAAACCTGGTTGGGCATCTGCGCGTCAACGTGACGGGCCCCAGGGATACCAACATCACGTTTCACCACGCAGAGGTGCTTGAGAACGACGAACTGGCTCTCAGACCCCTACGACAGGCTGCAGCCCGCGATGTGCTTATCCTTAGCGGCGATGGTCCGATTCAGTGGGAGCCTAAATTCACATTCCACGGTTTCCGTTACGCCCAGGTCGACGGTTGGCCCGAGGAGACACCCCTTGACGAAAACTCGATCGTGGCCGTGGTTGTTCACACGGATCTGGAAGAAACAGGCTTTTTCGAGTGTTCCAACCCCCTCTTGAATCAGTTCCATTCTAATGTCCGTTGGTCAATGAAGGGAAATTTCCTATCGATTCCAACCGACTGCCCTCAACGGGATGAACGACTCGGATGGACGGGAGATGCCCATGCTTTTGGCCCGACTGCCAACTATCTCTTTGATACGGCGGGTTTCTGGAAGGGCTGGCACAAAGACATTTGGTCTGAAATGAAGGGAAACCGGATGATACCTCCCGTCTATGTGCCTTCCGTCCCCACCGATTTTGGAGGCTACTTACCAACCGCAATCTGGGGAGATGTGGTCGTGGGGAATCCTTGGAACACCTTCACAGCCTTCGGGGATGAGGCTCTACTGGCGGAAAACCTGCCACAGGCACAGGCGTGGATCGATGTTGGCATTCCTCGCAACCAAGACGGCCTTTGGGACCCAAAGCCGTTCCAGTTTGGAGACTGGCTGGACCCGCTGTCACCAGCAGACAGCCCCGGGAATGCTACTACTCACAGTGGACTTGTGGCCGATGCATATTTGGTCAAGATGACGGAAATCATGTCCCACATCTCCCATGCTTTGGGAAAACGGGACTTGGCCAAGAATTATACTCGTCGACATGGGGATCTCAGGGAGGCATTCGAAGCCACCTGGGTACCAGATGGTGATCTTGCGAACCGAACGCAGACTGCTTATACCTTGGCACTTGATTTCGGCCTCCTCAAAGACAAGAAAGTGCGTACCAACGCCGCTCAGTCACTCATCCGAAAGATCAAGGACAACAACTATCTCGTGGGCACTGGCTTTGCCGCCACAGCTAGGCTCGGGTTTGCACTCAAGAGCATTGACTCGATTCCCGAATTTTATCGAATGCTCCTACAGGAAAAGGTCCCTTCCTGGCTGTATCAGGTTGTTCAAGGCGGCACGACCACGTGGGAGCGATGGGATAGCCTCCTAGCCAACGGCAGTGTGAACTCAgggacgatgacgagcttCAACCATTACGCGTTTGGCTCTGTCGCTGATTGGATACATCAAGTGGTGGGAGGTATTGCCCCAGCTGAGCCGGGCTACAAGAAGATTATTATCGCGCCAGTACCTGGCGGCGGTATTcacatggccaaggccaggCTGATTTCTCCATATGGAGAGATCGTTACGGATTGGAGGGTCAAGAATAGTCATTTTGATTTGAAGGTCGTCGTTCCACCAAATACGCAGGCTGAGATAGTCCTCCCTGGCGTGAAAAAAAACTCAAGGGTTGTTGGCTCAGGGTATCACAAGTTTCGTGTTGAGAACTTCATCCTACCGCAGTAA